Sequence from the Cydia splendana chromosome 10, ilCydSple1.2, whole genome shotgun sequence genome:
acatatggccttggcagcagaaacgaccgtagttctaggtctattccatttgcctttggtcgaaacatgaacgtagataagtaatcccttctttctcaaaaaaacttcaaagtcgCTGGACCCAGGGACTTCGCCTGGCGGAATATCACAcacgaaattgactacttatataataatattttcatctgacaaaagtttaattagatatttatgtatgtaggtattaggtacatcaataggtttaaatttagttccgatcacagacccgtgagagcaaaaataaagtttaagacttaaatccaccgtaagcaattaattcataaataggcaaaacacctaaacagaaacacactcttatttgtaaccacgatcagtttaacttagaattacgaagtaattttgacaccttacaagaagagataccacaaatacacattcagaagttcaaattcaaaataacaacattataaatagtttagaaacagccagtagcaaaattaaaccaacccggaaaaacaacaaaaaactcacaagtgacacattacgttattagaactagctcttctgaaggaggtacgaattcttcatcatcataagtattaactttattataacagtttcaactaaaacagtagtattaactttattaaaatagctttaaacttttttgtcattcaagacacattgagacattttctactgtaagagaacaatagttttatgggtaattaataggtaagtacctacctagtgataataataattaatgtgtgttttgtgtcagcttgtcagaaataaaattggaacataacagacatcacaaaaataacttgctaattttgatgaatgaaaaagtatcacacaacacataaataatattatattataattaataaatatgggaatcttacacataccaacctagttccacagttagatcaatagggctcgtaatgtggctatatctatctaattataaatagtcgtctagtaggtacccataatacaactctattatgaaccttatagaaaaaatacaacacagtgacattaaacaacgagtgacattcattaaccacaccgttataagcgttctgtacccgttgtagtggctttaagcttaaaacgtcatttttcacttaagcatgccaactgtcgctatggtaaactaagctagcatattgacactacacagataatgacgatcgacctgctaaaacttctgtcagcttcttaaaatcacaatgtcacttaaagtaaaagaacagtacgtttttatttttagtcagcattatggctttaagttttaagcaaaaccgtcattataggtataatgtcactttacttatttcaaaacattattctattctattaaattcaaaagtacaagtgtccttaaagggaaaagtacgatattgctttaaattgagttttgattttgataccatattataagtttaaagtgacatagtacgtatagatacactatttcttatgtaaattgacgtacttaccattgaatctcatagaaaaccgtcactaagcaaaaaatgcaatttacttccctttaatgacattgttcctatgagacaggcacctattccctctattcgccataacgacattagcgccctctggcggttctaatagaactagggcgataggtgtcttcgtattgcgtgcgttacgatcatacgagctagatggcattattaactcaaaaaccccattttttgggtaatgacgttatgtttctcaaggagcgaatatgataatatgcaatagtgctaggtatataaagtggcaatgttattgtaacGTAAgtttgtgtcactctgggaagagaagaccatgttttattagactatgagcgTGACAAACTCTTGTCTTAAAGAGACTTAAAGTATTAAAACGTGCTCAGCAGAAAAATATGACCCTGTTGTAGAATTTTCATGATATTTTCGGGAACAGCTTCTAGAGTTCGTTTTACGAGTTTAAAGTAATAAAACAACGTTCACTTAGAGCTAGCAATGAATAATGTAGAGTACTCATGATCATAGTTTCTGCGTACCTACTTGATATTTTTATTGCAGCATTCAAACTTAACAAATTGCTTTATTGATCTTATTTTGTCCTTACACGGAATGCATTTCGCCTCTCGGTTGATTTTGACCTTGATTTTAATCTTAATAATGTTTTCTATCTATTACTCGTTTTAAATAGAAAGCCATAGGataaaacatattattgttCATAACATCCTACTTTGTGTCGTTGCTATTCCTTAAGGTCTCCTCCAAGTGCCGCGTTaagactaaataaaaatatataggtacgtaCCAGTATTACCAAGTAACTAATTaaaacccttttccaggcatagccCAATTTATCGATCACTTAAGCGCTAATATCATTTTAAGTTTAGCTTTCCGATTTAAGGCTCAAATTAGATTGCGGGAAATGTGAATTGTTTTCAAATTAATCATTAAAGCTGGAataattggaatatatttttttggaaaaaccttgtagattggtgcggcctggaaaagggtcgGTCGGTCGCAGAAAATGTAGCTGTGTGTGAAAAATAGCTGcctactaaaaatagaaaatccGAAACCCTACCCTACATAGGTAATAGCGCAGACTAGTCCCCATTTTGCACAATTATAGTTCAACTTACCGCAGTAAATAATTCACGGTTTATATTAGTGAAACCGTCCAGGTTCATAATGGGTGGGTTCTTGGCGATGGCCACTAAGAACATCTCCACCTCGCGTTGCGTGCTGTGGTCGATGGCTCCGAGGTTCACGTTGAGGAGACGCACTTGGAATTCGTGACCAACCTTGAAAATACATGGTTGTTTAATTAaactatataacactttaaactctcgcgttttgtacacatatttaattacacaaacgggtctaccgcgatataatttcattgtttttacctttaattccgacgtttcagctgagttgcaccagctgtggtcacggaaagactgacgtcccaacaaatgtcaacggagatattaataaaacaccactaaactacccaaaattagtttataaaaatgtttggggtagacaaagaaattgcagctacccgttaaagtttaatgtttattgtccacggcacgacacgcaacactcacagtatccgtacactggtccgaagatatatccgctggtttcaacatttgaatcactggtccccaagtagacgataatttgtacccgtcctcacgattgaaatttttagggtgttttttaatttcaatcgcctctctcacaatccgcggataatagtgtcgctcgttggagaggactttgggtttatgtagctcaatccagtgattcgttcctgttgtcagcaagtgctcagctattgcggatttgtttacatggcgatttttaacagctgctatGTGTTCCTTCACCCTCTCTTGAACGCTGCGCTTAGTTTGGCCAATGTACGCACTTCCACAACTGCATTCTATCTTGTAGACACCGGGATTCTGGTACGGAATGACATCCTTTGGGCTGCGTAAAAGACTTGCTACTTTAGATAACGGCGTGTATACAGTCTTAATGGAGAATTTCTTCAGTACTGATCCAACTCAAGAGAGGGTGAAGGAACACatagcagctgttaaaaatcgccatgtaaacaaatccgcaatagctgagcacttgctgacaacaggaacgaatcactggattgagctacataaacccaaagtcctctccaacgagcgacactattatccgcggatcgtgagagaggcgattgaaattaaaaaacaccctaaaaatttcaatcgtgaggacgggtacaaattatcgtctacttggggaccagtgattcaaatgttgaaaccagcggatatatcttcggaccagtgtacggatactgtgagtgttgcgtgtcgtgccgtggacaataaacattaaactttaacgggtagctgcaatttctttgtctaccccaaacatttttataaactaattttgggtagtttagtggtgttttattaatatctccgttgacatttgttgggacgtcagtctttccgtgaccacagctggtgcaactcagctgaaacgtcggaattaaaggtaaaaacaatgaaattatatcgcggtagacccgtttgtgtaattaaatataattaaactaTGGTTGTAACTTATTACATAGTATGGGCACAGCAATATACGTCTCTTAATAATGGGGTTCTGGGCTGAGTAGGGTAGGActgctttaaggatgactcacgttagaccgggccgtgtcctggccggagcttccggcgcatcgtttcctatggaaagcatcacgtgacgTGAtagcctgtcatgtcataggaaagtaagcgccggaaactccggcccggacacggccaggtctaacgtgagtcgtccATTACTCGGAAATCGTCGGATACCAACCAAGATATTTAATCAGTCATATCAAAAAGTACTCAACTTTCCACTTACCTTTCTGGAGGCATGATACGCCTCATTGCATATAATGAACAACAAAGTCATGCAATAGCCGACAATGACAAACAAGCCCATCTCCTTGTAGCTTAAACCGTGCTCCAATATCTCCGACAGCGCGCCGTACAACGAAATTGTGGTCGTGAAAAATATGACCATGCAGTAAATGCCGTACATGTTAGAATATGCCCGACCTGtgaacaagtttttttttaatctatttaaCAAAGCACAAAATACAGTGTACCAATAATTAAAGTTTCGCCAAACTGTAAAACAGTTTATTGGCGATGCGCTCAAGTTTCGCACAATTTTGAGGAAATGCATTTTTGGCTGGAGAATGTGTTATGTAGTTACAACAGAGATTTTATGTACTCTATGGAGGAGAGTATTATAATAAGTTGAAAGAGCTGAGCATAAGAATATGCATATAAAATTTcgtaaggatttttttttttaatattaattaacagATGTATGTAGGTAACTGACACAACTAAATGACGCGAAACCGTTAGAAGACACACACACACTGACACGTTTTTAAAAACACGTATAGCATTCATACCCGCAATTCTTCAACTATTTCAAAACTCATATTACCAAGTTTAAGAAAGAAATGCCTCTAGATCACGCCAAGCTTCAGATTAGTTGCTAACTTGTTTAAGATGGGCCAGATGACGCGAATGGCTCCTTATTGCATGCCACCTGCCACAAATGGCGTAGACGTTTTATCTTCAAGATTACATTTCATGAGAGATTTTGATGGCTGCCATTTGTTCGGCTTATCTCTTATTCATGAAAATTAGGaatttgaaatttaatttaaagaaaagtgtttttttttttaaaagagCTTGTTCGAGTGTTACTCGTAACTGTAATATTATACAAAATCTAAAATTGCTAACGCCTAAAACCGCTAGTAAAAATAAAGAACAAATATAATTTCAAAGAATATTAacgatacagatgtagtgcattgttttccatcgtattttctcggaaacgttcgtatttgtcatgctatatCAGTCAATTTCAGTGCTTTTTGTAACgagggtaaatccattcgaccctctcagcaaatatgtATCTACcctaccttttcttaataccaaaatcgtatataatctgacagatggatttaccagAGTTTGAAGCTAAGCGACtcgactgaaatagcaagacacgttcgttcGTTTCCGTGAAataacgatggaaaataattatgcactacttctGTACGCGCAGTACATCACACACGTACATATGGACACATCCAAATGTTTTCTTGCTTGCTTGGAGCACCCTGTGGGAGCACAGGCAACAAATTCTTAATAATTTCCAACAAAGGGGCAGGGGTTTAAATGCACCAAGCAACAGGTTAAAGGGGGATATCAAGCGAGAACTCCTATCGTTACTCGGGACTGGAAATGGGAAGGAAGCTAGGCCGATAAAAGctatatatacctataatttGCACACTTTGGCTCCGTCTCTTGGGACTATTTGGAACTCCTGGGTTTATTTGGAACTATAAGAGGTGTGAACTTTGAGGCAAAATATTTATTCGTTGGAGAAATTATTTACGATTTGTTCAAATATTGCTATGGAAATGCTAAGTCAGACTAAATACGTGTAGTTCGGTTATGAAAATATCTGATACGAAATCTTGTTCGACTTTGTACGACTATGTCATACACTGTACATACCCAACTGTTGCATCATGTGCGACAAGTCAACCCAGAGATGGCGGTACTGAGCGAGCATCAGGGCCGGATGGTCGGCCTCCAGAGCCTTGTGCAGGTTTTGGGCTAAACCTTTAGATGCTGTTCCAAATGCGTTACAATTGATGTACCTGAAGATAATAGAGTAAATTTTATCATTTAtggtatatattttttgtgctaCTAATACACAATTTTAATTAGAAAACTCGCTCAAATTGCCGGATTATAATTTATCTGACTCACTAGACTATCACCATCTAAAGTAGATAATATCATATACAGGGTgtattaaaacggcagataggttgagtcatttgctatcttcccaggcctagaaatttttaattttgtgcacGTTTGTTTTTCAGctctatgccagtttttcgtaaatttcaaatttttacttgcgcagtagtaaaaaaaaccatggccaatttttttttctaggcatgagtatacagggtgtttggtacatacCAAACAGcctgtatatatatgtatatatattgtgGAGGGTAAGTTTTTAATGGGAACGGTATTTTATTCCGGGGCAGCACATCTTAAGCATAATTAGGTCTAtgattataggtaggtacctactaaagaaAAAATAGCTAGAGATTTTTTTTCTCTTTGGCTCTGATACCAATAACAAATACGCAACCTCCAAGCTCCTCCGctacatgtttattttaatatcacACTTACCACAGTGAACAGAATCCatccaacatggcaatgatatgGTAATAAGCTAATGAGTGCCACAGCTCGAAATCATCCTGCAAGTAGTGCTGGGACAGTATGACGGCGAAACTCAGACCCCATGAGAAGAAACACAAGCCCCACGTCAGGGAGTAGAGGTTAGGGAATACTATTGGGGTCCCTGTGATCTTGAGGTACTTTAGCTGAAATTAAATGGTAAACTATATATAACCAGATACAGTTTTAATACGAGTATATGGAGATAATTGCCATATTTATAGACttaccgcttaaatgagtcctcgcctgcgcggtacgggggcgacggggtaggacgactaaagGCGGCGAGGAAGGTGCGCGCGGCAGGCGTTCGgtgcccgcaccttccccgccgcccccgtaccgcgcaggcgaggactcatttaagcggtcggtttatagtacctatattttacCTGATAGTGAGTCcacatgtttttaaatatagcAACCTGTGGTCCATGCCGCCACGATGCGACGGGTAAAAGGAAATGCGGAATAAGGATGCTCAGAAAAATAATATTGTAGATCACCTCGTCAAAACGCTTGTTAgaacttttttgaaaattttcgtaGCGCTCTTTCCCAActgaaaaaataatgtaaatatcatatcatatcatatcatatcatctcatatcatatcatatcatatcatatcatatcatatcatatcatatcatatcatatcatatcatatcatatcatatcatatcatatcatatcatatcatatcatatcatatcatatcatatcatatcatatcatatcatatcatatcatatcatatcatatcatatcatatcatatcatatcatatcatatcatatcatatcatatcatatcatatcatatcatatcatatcatatcatatcatatcatatcatatcatatcatatcatatcatatcatatcatatcatatcatatcatatcatatcatatcatatcatatcatatcatatcatatcatatcatatcatatcatatcatatcatatcatatcatatcatatcatatcatatcatatcatatcatatcatatcatatcatatcatatcatatcatatcatatcatatcatatcatatcatatcatatcatatcatatcatattatttattcagTAACTATCATACATTGTCATTGGTATACATTTTGCTCAAAGAAAAGCATAGAAAAGCAAGCTTGGTTAGTATCACATGTCGAAATTAATCTTATTGTTAGAtctacataagtaggtacctatgtataaaaaATTTAGTTCATTAATCAATCATTCAATTCTATCCACTGTGCCCTATATCATTAAATCATTAAATCCTAGGCTGTCCTCATCAATTTACTACCAATAGTTTAAGGTCACGCCTTTCGTACTCAAACGTGGTTTCTATTTCGGAACCCAAGGGTTCACGACCTCGAATCTCCGAGAGATAATTACAAGTAAAACAAGTGTTAATCAATGTCACGTCCATAAAGGTGACTCGCAGGTGATGACGGGTTGGTCCAAAAGATGGTAGGACCCCGTCTACTACAATTCCaacttatgtatttaattagcaaattttccttttttaggtttaggtagttttaattttaggttactattgaataaaaaatgaaattagcGAAGTAATGTCAATTTCATTTACCTTTTACTACGATGATTGACTCAAGAGACCACACGAGATAGGCCCAAAATGTTGCTTTTGAAATCCAGTTGTAGGTAGTTCGCTTAGTTGTCTGTGCATCTAACAAAGC
This genomic interval carries:
- the LOC134794224 gene encoding gustatory and odorant receptor 22, whose protein sequence is MENDNPRFKMFNPNQNEQIRKRDMYGKNAQQDADENKETAQLPGLQITAQDGELLDKHDSFYITTKSLLVLFQIMGIMPIMRVPKDAQTTKRTTYNWISKATFWAYLVWSLESIIVVKVGKERYENFQKSSNKRFDEVIYNIIFLSILIPHFLLPVASWRHGPQVAIFKNMWTHYQLKYLKITGTPIVFPNLYSLTWGLCFFSWGLSFAVILSQHYLQDDFELWHSLAYYHIIAMLDGFCSLWYINCNAFGTASKGLAQNLHKALEADHPALMLAQYRHLWVDLSHMMQQLGRAYSNMYGIYCMVIFFTTTISLYGALSEILEHGLSYKEMGLFVIVGYCMTLLFIICNEAYHASRKVGHEFQVRLLNVNLGAIDHSTQREVEMFLVAIAKNPPIMNLDGFTNINRELFTANISFMSTYLIVLMQFKLTLLRQGARKAVRSIVKAIFNTTTMLPDEEYEDDE